GGCCTGAACGACACTGAACCACTAGGTGTTCTTGTGCCTTCGCTTTCTCCGGTAGATGCTCCAATTAATCGACCTGCTGTCTGTACGCAGCCTCCGTAGGCGAAGCGGATGAGCGAATCGCCAGTCAAGCTGCCGATGATATATACATCGCGAGCAACTTCCAAGTTCTCGAAGGCTTTGCCGCGTAGCGACTGGCTGGATATGACGGGATTTGTTTCAGCCCCGTCGTTGGGTCCGAGTACTTCGGAAAGTAGATCATGGTCAAGATAGTTTAAGGTACCTCGCCGACCAGTAGCATATACCAGACCGCGCACCTTGTGCGTGAATGTCTCGCCGGTTGGTCGACGGAAGGTCACAGTGGCGTGGTCTTCCTTCATCTCGACAGCAGTAATTTCAGCATTAGGTTGACCCTCGTAGACTCGGTCCCAAGATCGGCTTTCGAGGAAGGAGCTTGAAGTTACTCGTTTGTTTCGCTTTGCGGTCGGTGTTGCAGCGACCGCTGCTCGTCTCATTAACCGGTAGACACCGGCGTATTCGGGATATGCGTGTTGATGGCATCCGCGCAGGGGTGACGGTCGATTCTCAGGATCCCATTTGAATACATGCAGAATCTTTTGGTTGTTGGGAGCCGAAATAATCGCATCCGCCGCTGAAAATCCGGAACCAACGACAAGAAGCGGTATCTCAGGAATCGGTTCAAGAGACACTAACGGGTTCAACATCGGAAGGGGCTGTATCACTTCTGAAAAGATGCCGCTAGCCAAAACCAAGTGTTTGCAGCGGATATTATGAGAGGCGATGTAAAAGCCGTCCGCTGTTCTAGAAACACCGGATACTGTTTCATGGAATCGGAAGACATCGTCGATTCCAACGGCCTTTGGGTATTCGCGTAGATACTCCGTGATCTCACGCCGCGTCGGGCGAGTGAACGCAGGCAGTTCTTTTCCAGTCACTTTGTGATAGTGTCGCGCATAACAATATACCGGCAGCGACAACATAGCCGCATAACTCAAGGTCTGAATATCCCAGCTCGCAGGCATGGGATTGTCCACCCACTGCCCACCTGCCTGCGGCGCATTGCCAATCACCAAGTGTGAAACAGCCTTTTCACGCACAGTTCTCCATTCAACGTTTGTAGTACACTCCGCATCTTCCACATCAACGCTAGGACGGATGAGGGTGTCGAGCAGGACATTAACGGGAAGTGCCTGGGTGGAGTAGGAAAGTCGCGACGCCGCAAAGTGTTCCGTCAAGGTATCGACATCGAGGTCAAGTAATGGGGATGCATCCTGCAGCTTCGCATGGAGTAGAGGGTCTGGATGCGGGGGATTCGCCGAGTAATGCGGGATGTGTCCATGGAGAATGTAAGACAGGATCATGGCCGCGGGCCCATTCCCTGTCGAATCCCGGAATTAACATGGTACATTATTGGTGGTAGTATGGTATACTTCAACGTACCCACGATCACGGTATCAACCTCCATTAAAGGCAGATTCTGAGCCTTCGGCCGCCCATTACATTCTGTCCGAGACATGCGACCACTGGTACGGCGAGCTTATCGGGTCTAGAAGTCGAAGACAAGAGACAAAAGTAAACAATCACACGAGACTACCTTCTTCAGAAGGAGGAACAATGACAAAGGCCATGGAGAGCCCAGCCTTTGACCAAGGTTAATTCTCAAGTGCCGTAACGGGAAATGAGAAAATATCGCAAGGTCGCCGGcgggggaggagaggaggaaatATGGACGGATTTCCGCGAACGTCGGAAGAACCGGCTGACAAACCGGAGAGTTCTTAGTCAAGCAACGGCGCCGTGAATGGACGAATGATAGTAGAGGAGGGGAGATCAATTAGTGGGATCCTTTGGAGACGTTCAAAAGCCCGAATGAGCAGCGGATGGTGGGGAGAAGCAAGTCTGGAACCATTccatgcttgacctggctgGCGGTAGCATCATCCAGACATCAGGTGGGCAGATACCCTTTTGCTGTGTATCAGGTAGACATGTTGAATTCATAGTTATCCATAGTCTCTGCGCTATGTAGAATGTAGTTCAGGTTGATCTGCTGCTAATGCCCTTCAGCTCTTGATGCATGGCAGCCATGCTGTTTCCCAATATAGAAATAGGGCATAGGGTAGCCAACTCCCCAACCCCATGCCCTGATTTCCTAATCCGAACGCGGCTGACGCGTGGGCCAAGGATGCGGATCGGCCAAGAAAGCCGCTGACAGGAGATGCAATCGTTGGACAGGAGATAGACATACCAAGAGTTCGAataaaaaggagaaaaaaaaaaaaaaggacgaTACTCCAGGAGAATCGCAGCATCCGCGATGCCATGATTCTCCTCCTTCTACCCATTTCCTGCCTGTTCTGATTGGAATCTCGACCACTTGCGTCTTGTCGGAGTTGGACAATACTCCGCAGCGTCTCCGGCATAGTCGCAACTATGTACCATCTGGCCAAATCGCTGTATCTCTACGCGACCAGCAAAGAGGGTATGCACCTGTGACTCATTATATACGGACTTTTGCTAACGCAACTCGCGACTAGAATACTCCGTTCTCCTCCTCGGGCTCGACAACGCCGGTAAAACCACACTTCTCTCACAGATAAAGGCCCTCTACCAGCCCCGTCCCGAAGGTGCCCCGGCCCCCAACCCAGGCAAAACCGTCCCGACCGTCGGCCAGAATGTCGCGAATATCTCGTTACCGGATATGTACCTGAAGATCTGGGATGTGGGGGGACAAATATCCATGCGCGGTCTCTGGCAGAGCTACTACACCAGCTGCCACGCGATCATCTTCGTGGTAGATAGTGCGGACGTCGGACAGGATCCGGATATCTCTCGACTGTTTCCTACGGGTCGACGACCTAGTTCGTCCGAGGCTACCCAGAATTTCACCGAGCAGATGGTGGGGATTAATGCGCCCGGGAGCGACTTTGGGCGGTTAGAAGAGTGTCGGGAGGTCCTGGAGTCGGTGTTACAGCATTCTGATGTCGCGGGGGTGCCGATATTGGTTTTGGCGAATAAGCAGGATCGGGAGGATTGTGTGGAGGTTGTTCGCATCAAGGAGGGGTTCGTTCGGAAGGTGTTTGAGGGTGAGAAGGGAACCGACGTGCGGGATAGTCGCGTGCTTCCGGTGAGTGCATTGATGGGAACTGGTGTTCAAGAAGCGGTGGAATGGGTACAGAGTCGAGTGAAGTGGAATAAGGAAGGGAGGCCGCCGGTAATGAAGTGACGGCATACGCACACAGCATACGGCAAACACGAAACAGCATAAACCCGAAGATGGTCGCTGGAATGGCCAATGGGCCAGAACACCTTAATTCTCCGAGATACCTTGTTTGGACTTTGGGATTCGGATCGTTTCAGGCGCAGACGGAACGGAAACAGGAGAAGCTGACATACCCTAATGATACCTAACTAGCTAGAATCCAATTGAATTTTCTTCACCTTTCTTCTGCAGCTTCCCTATGGAGTACAATGACAACATGTCCTGGCGTCTCCCCTGGGCACTGACACTATAGCACAGAACAGGCCGGTTGCTGTTCCTGGCGGATCTCAACCAGAATTCAGTGCAACCTATCTTAACGTCATGGCCCATATGTTCGCAGTGTTCGTTACTAGTACATGTTAGTGGGATACTGGTTTTGTGAGATGGCTATGAAGTCAACGCCGGTCAACCTGACGTCATCCACCCAAACCCTGCCAAGGCTGTCGGATTGGGAGATCCAGCAAATGCCCTTATAAAGTAGGGTACGAGTCGCCTCTGGAATTGGCATAGCAGAATCATTCAGTCTCTCTGTCTTTGATACCCTGAGCATTTCTTCATTCTACTATCTATTCCCTCTATACATCTCTTGACATTAACACGATTACGTCCATCATGAGCGAACTTAACAACATCGACTCCGTCGCTACCCCCAAGCAGGGCGAGTTCAAGCCCGGTGTCCAGCCTACCAACGCCCCCATGGAGCACGGCGGTGTACGTTTAACCAACCCTCTCAGCTTGATCAAATCATACTAACAAACAAACCAGCACAAACCTGGCGTCAAGGCATCTCCCGGCGACTACGCCTCCGAATTCCATGCCGAGACATATCCCCCTGGCACCGCTCCCGCCAGCAACTCCTACACCCCCAACACCGTCAATGAATCCGGCAGCCAGGCAAATAACCCCAATGTCGAGCGCGGCCACGGCAAGGAGGCCGTCAAGACCCCCGCAGGTAACACTCTGAAGGGATCCACGTCGCAGGACGTCTACACCGGTCTTGGTCACCCTGGTTCTGGCCAGACCAGCAGCGAGCTCAGACATAATGGCCAGTCCCACCGTAAGCACGGCGGTGGTGGTCTGGAGGGTGTGGGTGCTAGCAGACTGCCCGGCTATGAGCGTAATCTTCCCGACCAGCGGGGTCTTGAGCGTGACCAGGCCCGTGGCGGCCAGCATGGTAACAAGGGGACCCTTGGTGCGGAAGATATCCAGCCTGAACCTGCTGAGACGCTGGCTTCGGAGTGGAAGTACGAGCCCGGCACGAAGCGGAGCTGAAGTGGAGACCGTTGGTGTTGGCGTTTAAAAACTTGTTTTCCATTTTCAGTAACGATTCATGTATGATTAGCATGGGTATCACGGTTGTTGTACATTTTATATGAGCGAATGATCGAAAGCATTATAATCACTCCCCAACGAGTAATTCTTCAGGAAGTAGTTCCAGGATCACGATTGGTCCGAGCTTTGAGCTTCTCTTCTTGCTGGTTCAGCTTCTTCGGCCAGCTGCGAGCAATGTCGATGTTTGCCCGCGGAAACCACATTTCAAGGAAGACGTAAAGTAGGAAGTCAATGACAACGCACAGACAGAAAAGCTTGCCTGCCCACACTCCACAGCCATAGTAACGCTTAAGCCGATCGATCAAGGCAAAGCTTCGCACTCTATCCCCGCTAGCTTCCCAGCCTTGTCCGGGATAGTAGCCGTAAAACTCTTCCGGGCTGATATCCCCGCAGATGCCCCCATAGACTCGCTCCGTCCGCCGTGCAACATCGGTCCAGGAATACATcattttgacttggtcgtggAATCGATCAGTGCGTACTTTATTCGAGCGCAATGCACCGATCGCCTTTCCAGTCGCCATGACTAAATCATCTTCTTCTGGCTTCGCAAAGGTTGTCATGTGTTGAGGAAGCACTTCGGGAATACCACCGACACGGGTGCACACCACGTACAGTCCACAGCTGGCAGCTTCCACAATCACAGTGCCGAAAGCTTCCGTTAAACTGGGATGGAGATATATGTGGCCGCGGACCATGACATCGCGAACTTCTTCGTGTCGAACGGAACCCAGCATTTCCACTTTATCCTGGAGTACATTCCTTTCCAGCATTTGCTCTAGGTCAATGGCCTTGGGTCCTGAGCCGGCGATGATAAAGCGCACATTCGGATGGGAAGCGAGAATACGTGGAATAGCGGCGATCAAAAGGTCTGTTCCCTTATTGTAGAAAAGACGCGAAATCACCACGATCGTGATTATATCGTTCGGTCCAATCGGTTTTGGCTGCGGTCGTAATTCTGATAGTGTCCCGTGTTCTCGGTCGTTTGCGCGAGGTGCGTATGATAACGGACAGAAGTTTTCCGCAACTACTGCATTTGGAATCACAGAAACCATTAGGGGATCTAGGGATGCTCGGAGGACGGTGTTTTCCTTGCTGAGACCGGTAGGTTAGCAGTTGCAGTTGTCACAGTCGGCTCGTGGCTGGCCTTACCATGTATGACTGACGCATATTACATGGTCAACATCACTCAGGGTGAATTTCAGGAGCTTATTCGTAAGGATCGATCCCGCATCAGCAAACCCAAACAGCGAATGGTCTGTAAACACCGTTCGCAATCCCATGGTCCGCGCATGTAGGATAGCTTCATGGCAGAAACAGCTCAGGCTAGCGTGCCCATGTACAATCTGAATCTGTTCGCGAATGACGATATTCCGGAAGATGGGGAAAAAGGAGAACACCGTGGGCATGGCCGACTCGCGGTATATGACAAAGAACGGGACATGGTAGACTTTGAGGCCATTGGTGAGATATCGAACTCCGGTCCGTCCTTTGTACGCatgggtgatgatgatgactttATGTCCGCGATCGATAAGTTTCTGAAACGCGATGAGTTATAGGCTCGTCCGAAATGGAACGGTCCGGTGTGCTTACGGTCGACAACTGGTAGATGTGACTTTCAACTCCCCCTGTTGTAGTCTCAGTAATGCTCTCCAAGAGTCCCATATGGATAGCAGAAACGGACCTGGttgagggaagaagaaatcgCTAACCATACTGCGCCAATCGAGTTAGAACTGATGCTCCGGAGTTTAAATGCGACAGAACTCACGCAATGTTATACGGCATATTGGCTGTCGTTTTCGCTCAGAAAAGCTCCAAACAACATCTGTGTAATGGTCCTGATCGCGCTCCCATGGCGCATAATCTGCCAAATTCTGATATCGAGAGATATTCAGGGGCCTTCATGGATGTCTGCGCATCAAAGTTGTCCTCCGGGGAAGTCCAGACCCAGGCGGACCAACGGGCGGTGTGACCATTCTGCCAGCAGCCAATTATCGGCGTCGGGAAATTGCCCCCGCTGGAAGAAATTATTCGGAGGGTTTTTCTCAACGACGCAGCACCAAATCCCCCTACGAACCCCTCGAACAGGTCGATATCCGTGAAGATGGCAAAGGACCAATCTGCACGTCATGATCCTCCTACAAATGAGTCGAACAGGCCGCAGAGCGCAAAGAAATCGCataagagaaagagagaccTAGATGGCACCTCCGTCGATAGCTCGACATCCACGCCGatcaagaagtccaagaaAGACAAGAGCTCCCTCTCGACCCCAGACTCTCATAAAAAGAAGCGATCGAAGAAAGAGCGCAAATCCGAAGATAAGACCGATGATCAAGAGGATGCGACCCGGAAAGAAAGTGCTGTCCCGGAGAGGAGCAGCGAAGAGGGTTCTCCAAACGCAGGCGACAGCAAATCTGAGACCAAGAGGAAGTCGAAGAGTTCAAAGCGACGAAATTCCAAGGGACATAATGAGGGGGGTGAGATTGCTGGAGATATAAGTGAGGAGACCGAGGAAGCTGAGGCGGCGAATGACAGCGAGGAGGACACACCGCAAGCTCAGAAGAACAAGTACTCCGGTGTTCTATCCAAATTCGAGAGATCTGCGAAGGTGaaagaagcagcaaaggcaaagaaggGAATCACGGAGGAATCAAAACCGGAAGTGACAACAGCAGAACCTGTAGTGGCACAAGGTTTGGAGCCATTGCCCCAGCCAGAGGCCGCgcttgaagaagaggaactgCCAACCTATTCAACTCTTCCTAGTTGGTTGGCAAACCCCCTGCGAACCTCAGCGGATGCAAAAGCGAAATTCTCCGATCTTGGCATCAAACCCGATCTTTTACGCATTCTTGAAGAGCACGGATACAAAGATGCATTTGCAGTGCAATCCACTGTTATTCCGTTGCTTTTGCCTGGACCAAAGGAGCACTCGGGCGACCTGTGTATTTCAGCCGCGACTGGTTCCGGAAAGACGTTGTCCTATGTCCTTCCGCTGGTTACCAACTTGGAACATATTCCCGCTCCAAGACTGAGAGGTCTTATCGTCGTGCCTACTCGAGAATTGGTTAAGCAAGCTAGGGAGGCTTGTGAGCTATGCACCGCGGGCtctggcttacagattggGTCAGCGGTGGGCAATGTCGCCATCAAAGACGAGCAGCAGCTATTGATGCGTGTCGATCAAGTTTACGGTCCTGAGTCTTTCAAGTCGCGACAGCAGTTCAAATTCACCGCAGATGATTGGGCGAATTTCAACATGCAGGATTATATCTCCGAAGCAGCAGACCTTAACGAGTCTTTACCCGGCTACCTACACAAACCCGAACCCAATGTCGACATCCTTATTTGTACGCCAGGTCGTCTTGTCGACCATCTTCGCTACACGAAGGGCTTTACTTTGAAGCATCTCCAGTGGCTTGTGATTGATGAGGCTGATCGACTACTGAATGAGAGTTTCCAGGAATGGGTCGATGTTGTGATGAATTCTCTGGATGCGAGAAAATCTCCTGATACTTTCGGATTCAGTGGAAGACTCATGTCGGATCTTGGGCTTCCTATCGAGAACAAGGATCCCAGGAAGGTTGTTCTTAGTGCCACAATGACCAGGGACATCTCGAAGCTGAACTCCCTGCGCTTGACCAACCCTAAGTTGGCTGTCATTGGGTCAGCTGACCGTGTAGCCGGGGATGAGGACGTGGCTCTTACAGACGATCAGTTTAATCTGCCATCAACACTCAAGGAGTACTCTGTCTCGGTTGGGGACGGTGCGCAGAAACCACTTTATCTTCTGCGCCTTTTGCGTTCTCGTATTGGTCTTGGTTCAAGCACAAGATCTGCCCGCGCTGTGCAGGCAGATGACGCCAGTTCTGACGATGACACAAGTTCTGATGATACAAGCTCCGATGAATCGTCCTCGGAGGATTCCGATTCGGATTCCGACTCGGACTCTGAATCTGAATCTGAGTCCTCAGAAGCGACTTCATCGTCCGAATCTGAATCGGACTCGAATTCAGACTCGGACTCTGATAGCTCATCCGGCTCCGAAAAGGAGGAACCTGCCAAGGCCGCACCGAAACCCGACCCTTCGCGGACGACAGTCCTTATCTTCACCAAGTCCTCTGAATCAGCATCTCGACTTTCTCGCTTGCTTGGTCTGCTCGATCCTTCTCTGGCTAGCCAGGTGGGAACTATCATCAAATCGAACAAGTCATCCGCCTCCCGCAAGACCCTCACAGCCTTCCGCCGTGGCAAGATCTCTGTCATTGTTGCGACCGATCGTGCCTCGCGTGGTCTCGACCTGCCATCACTGACCCACGTCGTCAACTACGACGTTCCCCCTAGCATTACTACCTACATCCACCGTGTTGGCCGTACCGCGCGTGCCGGCAAGGATGGATCAGCATGGACACTCTTCGCACACAGAGAAGGGAGATGGTTTACCAACGAGATTGCCAGAGGTTCTGATGGCAAAATCACCAGAGCTTCAAAGGTAGAACGGGTGAACATGAAGCTTGAAGATATGGCCGATGCCAAGTCGCGCTACGGCGCCGCCTTGGACGAACTCGAGAAAGAGGTCAGAACGGGTGGGAAGGTGAAGTCCTCCAAGTCAAAAGCATGAGCATCGACATGTCGCATTTCCGTCTTGTGTTTGTTATAGAAGTTACCGACACCACACATATATTAGAGGAGCCAGGCGTAATAGATTCGGTCGTTGTTACGATTGTATATAATCATGGGCGAAATATAAACGTTGATATATTCAGGGATTCCTCCATCAAGAGCAAGTAATAAAGAGTAAGCTATCGTATGGCAAAAACGATAGCAACAATAATAAACAATTAGAGAGCCGTCTCATCCAAACGCCGCTGAACAGCACCCGAAACCCGATCTGGATCAGTACCCGGACTCAGAAACTTCACATACGCCACCGTGTATAACAACCAGGATTGAGGATACTCAAAGAACGAACAAAAACAATCCTTCGCGAGTGGTAGCGCTAGACTATGTACCTGGGGAGCCTCCCGAAACTTGTCATACAGATCCCTCACAAGCTCCCGCTTGTCCTTAACCATATCTTCAGCAGTTTCAGAACCGGAAACAGTCGTTATCAACTTCTCGCTTGCCAGTCAGTCAAGGAGATCCGTCACACGCAGCATCTGGGCTTCCTACCCGAGGATTGTGTTTTCGATTCGAGCTCGGATTTGAACTCGAGGGGGGGGGTCCTTTGCTCTCCAAGACTCTTTGCCCAATACTTGCCAGTCCGCAAAGACTCCCAGCGGCTGCCCAGGGGCTGGACTCATCTGCGTGCCTATTTTCAGGCTGGCGGCGAGCTCGCTTATCTGCTCTGTTCAGGATGATGTGGTCAATACTGCGGCGTTGGTATTGGCATTGAGGTTCGGGTactggagatggaggaggcgACGGTTTCGCCGCTTGTTTCCGTTTGAATATATTCCATATCATGGTGGACGTGTCTTCTTCTGTAGTTAGTCGGGAGTTGATGGaaatgaataataataacgcCGTGACTTCATTGTCCGTCAACCATTTCTAAAGTCTTATTTTCCCATACTACTGCAATACATTTTTATAGCATATCCAAACTGAGACCCTTGGTAGTCTCAAACCGACTCGAATAAACAAAATCAGTTGTCAGAA
This Aspergillus chevalieri M1 DNA, chromosome 3, nearly complete sequence DNA region includes the following protein-coding sequences:
- a CDS encoding uncharacterized protein (COG:T;~EggNog:ENOG410PKH4;~InterPro:IPR029729,IPR036188,IPR029731) translates to MSRTECNGRPKAQNLPLMEVDTVIVGNGPAAMILSYILHGHIPHYSANPPHPDPLLHAKLQDASPLLDLDVDTLTEHFAASRLSYSTQALPVNVLLDTLIRPSVDVEDAECTTNVEWRTVREKAVSHLVIGNAPQAGGQWVDNPMPASWDIQTLSYAAMLSLPVYCYARHYHKVTGKELPAFTRPTRREITEYLREYPKAVGIDDVFRFHETVSGVSRTADGFYIASHNIRCKHLVLASGIFSEVIQPLPMLNPLVSLEPIPEIPLLVVGSGFSAADAIISAPNNQKILHVFKWDPENRPSPLRGCHQHAYPEYAGVYRLMRRAAVAATPTAKRNKRVTSSSFLESRSWDRVYEGQPNAEITAVEMKEDHATVTFRRPTGETFTHKVRGLVYATGRRGTLNYLDHDLLSEVLGPNDGAETNPVISSQSLRGKAFENLEVARDVYIIGSLTGDSLIRFAYGGCVQTAGRLIGASTGESEGTRTPSGSVSFRPRAALPVMNGIDGHHIYPHEHPPTPLDKDNNHYSVSAAAKKVGLGG
- the ARL3 gene encoding ADP-ribosylation factor family protein (COG:U;~EggNog:ENOG410PJ7U;~InterPro:IPR027417,IPR006689;~PFAM:PF04670,PF00025,PF08477,PF01926;~go_function: GO:0005525 - GTP binding [Evidence IEA]), translated to MYHLAKSLYLYATSKEEYSVLLLGLDNAGKTTLLSQIKALYQPRPEGAPAPNPGKTVPTVGQNVANISLPDMYLKIWDVGGQISMRGLWQSYYTSCHAIIFVVDSADVGQDPDISRLFPTGRRPSSSEATQNFTEQMVGINAPGSDFGRLEECREVLESVLQHSDVAGVPILVLANKQDREDCVEVVRIKEGFVRKVFEGEKGTDVRDSRVLPVSALMGTGVQEAVEWVQSRVKWNKEGRPPVMK
- a CDS encoding uncharacterized protein (COG:S;~EggNog:ENOG410PXJQ), which codes for MSELNNIDSVATPKQGEFKPGVQPTNAPMEHGGHKPGVKASPGDYASEFHAETYPPGTAPASNSYTPNTVNESGSQANNPNVERGHGKEAVKTPAGNTLKGSTSQDVYTGLGHPGSGQTSSELRHNGQSHRKHGGGGLEGVGASRLPGYERNLPDQRGLERDQARGGQHGNKGTLGAEDIQPEPAETLASEWKYEPGTKRS
- the GPI3 gene encoding phosphatidylinositol N-acetylglucosaminyltransferase subunit A/GPI3 (BUSCO:EOG09262TO9;~CAZy:GT4;~COG:M;~EggNog:ENOG410PG2V;~InterPro:IPR001296,IPR013234;~PFAM:PF13477,PF00534,PF13439,PF08288,PF13579, PF13692;~TransMembrane:1 (o435-454i);~go_process: GO:0006506 - GPI anchor biosynthetic process [Evidence IEA]), which translates into the protein MPYNIAMVSDFFFPQPGGVESHIYQLSTKLIDRGHKVIIITHAYKGRTGVRYLTNGLKVYHVPFFVIYRESAMPTVFSFFPIFRNIVIREQIQIVHGHASLSCFCHEAILHARTMGLRTVFTDHSLFGFADAGSILTNKLLKFTLSDVDHVICVSHTCKENTVLRASLDPLMVSVIPNAVVAENFCPLSYAPRANDREHGTLSELRPQPKPIGPNDIITIVVISRLFYNKGTDLLIAAIPRILASHPNVRFIIAGSGPKAIDLEQMLERNVLQDKVEMLGSVRHEEVRDVMVRGHIYLHPSLTEAFGTVIVEAASCGLYVVCTRVGGIPEVLPQHMTTFAKPEEDDLVMATGKAIGALRSNKVRTDRFHDQVKMMYSWTDVARRTERVYGGICGDISPEEFYGYYPGQGWEASGDRVRSFALIDRLKRYYGCGVWAGKLFCLCVVIDFLLYVFLEMWFPRANIDIARSWPKKLNQQEEKLKARTNRDPGTTS
- the DBP6 gene encoding putative ATP-dependent RNA helicase DBP6 (BUSCO:EOG09261EM7;~COG:A;~EggNog:ENOG410PIR2;~InterPro:IPR027417,IPR001650,IPR014014,IPR014001, IPR011545,IPR000629;~PFAM:PF04851,PF00270,PF00271;~go_function: GO:0003676 - nucleic acid binding [Evidence IEA];~go_function: GO:0004386 - helicase activity [Evidence IEA];~go_function: GO:0005524 - ATP binding [Evidence IEA]), with product MAKDQSARHDPPTNESNRPQSAKKSHKRKRDLDGTSVDSSTSTPIKKSKKDKSSLSTPDSHKKKRSKKERKSEDKTDDQEDATRKESAVPERSSEEGSPNAGDSKSETKRKSKSSKRRNSKGHNEGGEIAGDISEETEEAEAANDSEEDTPQAQKNKYSGVLSKFERSAKVKEAAKAKKGITEESKPEVTTAEPVVAQGLEPLPQPEAALEEEELPTYSTLPSWLANPLRTSADAKAKFSDLGIKPDLLRILEEHGYKDAFAVQSTVIPLLLPGPKEHSGDLCISAATGSGKTLSYVLPLVTNLEHIPAPRLRGLIVVPTRELVKQAREACELCTAGSGLQIGSAVGNVAIKDEQQLLMRVDQVYGPESFKSRQQFKFTADDWANFNMQDYISEAADLNESLPGYLHKPEPNVDILICTPGRLVDHLRYTKGFTLKHLQWLVIDEADRLLNESFQEWVDVVMNSLDARKSPDTFGFSGRLMSDLGLPIENKDPRKVVLSATMTRDISKLNSLRLTNPKLAVIGSADRVAGDEDVALTDDQFNLPSTLKEYSVSVGDGAQKPLYLLRLLRSRIGLGSSTRSARAVQADDASSDDDTSSDDTSSDESSSEDSDSDSDSDSESESESSEATSSSESESDSNSDSDSDSSSGSEKEEPAKAAPKPDPSRTTVLIFTKSSESASRLSRLLGLLDPSLASQVGTIIKSNKSSASRKTLTAFRRGKISVIVATDRASRGLDLPSLTHVVNYDVPPSITTYIHRVGRTARAGKDGSAWTLFAHREGRWFTNEIARGSDGKITRASKVERVNMKLEDMADAKSRYGAALDELEKEVRTGGKVKSSKSKA